The genomic stretch TGGAACGCGGCGCGGCGCTGGATCACGCGCAGAATCTGGCGGATGCTGTCGTCATCCTCGACCAGCAGGCTGCCGGTGGAGGAGCCGATGAAGACTTTCACACCGGCGCAGCCCGGCGCACGTTCCAGCGTCGGCAGATCGGCGACATTGTCGCGGGTGCCGCCGATGAAGAACGCGAAATCGCAATGCATCCGGTGATGGCCGCGGCTGACCTTGTCGGCGAAGGCTTCCGCGGTGACGGTTAGCGGCGCGGTGTTGGGCATTTCGAACACCGCGGTGACGCCGCCCATCACCGCGCTGCGCGAGCCGGTTTCGAGGTCTTCCTTGTGGGTCAGGCCGGGCTCGCGGAAATGCACCTGGGTATCGATCACGCCGGGCAGGATATGCAGCCCCCTGCAGTCGATGGTTTCGGCGGCCGAGGCTGCACCCAGCGCACCCAGCGCGGCGATGCGGCCGGCCTTGATGCCGATGTCGCCGACCCCCTCGCCGTCCTGGTTGACGATAGTGCCGGATTTCAAAATCGTGTCGAATGTGGTCATCGGTCCTCGAAGTGCCGGCATGGAACGCGGCGCGGTTCTTGCAGCCTTGTTGACGGCACCCTAGCCGCTTACGTTGCGATGTAACATCCAGCACCGGCAGGTCCGCAACCCAGTTCCGAGCGGGCGCCAGGAAAGAATTCGACATGAAAGCAGCGTTCCTGCCCGATCGGGGCGTGATCAAGGTCAGCGGCGACGATGCCCGGCATTATCTCAATGGCCTCTTCACCACCGACATCACCAAATTGCGGCCCGGCACCGGCCGATTCGGCGCGCTGCTGACGCCGCAGGGCAAGATCATCGCGGATTTCTTCATCACTGAAGCCACCGCGGACGATGGCGGCGGGTTCTTCATCGACTGCGCCCGCACGCTGGCGCAGCCGCTGGCCGACAAGCTGAAATTCTACAAATTGCGCGCCAAGGTGTTGGTGGAAAACCTCTCCGACCGGCTCGGCGTGCTGGCGGCATGGGATGGCGCAATGCCGACACAACCCGATTTCAGCTTCGCCGATCCGCGCGGCGACCGGCTCGGCTGGCGCATCCTGCTGCCGCAGGAGCTGGTGCAAAAGACCGCCGATCTGATCGGCGCGCAACTGCTCGATGCCGCCGCCTATGAGGCGCATCGGATCGACTGCGGCGCGCCGGCCGGCGGCGTCGATTTCGGCTATGGCGACGCCTTTCCGCACGAGGCCAATATGGACCGGCTGCACGGCGTCGATTTCGACAAGGGCTGCTATGTCGGCCAGGAGGTGGTGTCGCGGATGCACCATCGCGGCACCGCGCGGACCCGGATCGTGCGGGTCACGCTCGACGGCACGATTCCGGGGCCTGGCAGCGACATCGTCGCCGGCGACAAGACCGTCGGCAGCATGGGATCGGCGGCGGACGGCCGCGGCCTCGCGCTGATGCGCGTCGACCGCGTCGCCGACGCGCTGGAGGCCGGCCTGCCGCTGATCGCGGGCGGCACCACGCTGCAGCTCGTCGATCCGGCCGATCTGGCCGTCGCGGCCAAGAAGACCGTGGCATGACACGGGCGAAGCTGCATGCCGATGGGCTGACGCGCTGCCCGTGGCCGGGCGAGGATCCGCTCTATCTCGCCTATCACGA from Rhodopseudomonas sp. BAL398 encodes the following:
- a CDS encoding YgfZ/GcvT domain-containing protein: MKAAFLPDRGVIKVSGDDARHYLNGLFTTDITKLRPGTGRFGALLTPQGKIIADFFITEATADDGGGFFIDCARTLAQPLADKLKFYKLRAKVLVENLSDRLGVLAAWDGAMPTQPDFSFADPRGDRLGWRILLPQELVQKTADLIGAQLLDAAAYEAHRIDCGAPAGGVDFGYGDAFPHEANMDRLHGVDFDKGCYVGQEVVSRMHHRGTARTRIVRVTLDGTIPGPGSDIVAGDKTVGSMGSAADGRGLALMRVDRVADALEAGLPLIAGGTTLQLVDPADLAVAAKKTVA